Within the Sarcophilus harrisii chromosome 2, mSarHar1.11, whole genome shotgun sequence genome, the region ttctttaaatataatggTTTTCTCTGGGGGCAAGCAGGGTTTCTTGGGCTTTATTTCCGTCTTTCtgtttgggcgccaaaatgtggtgttttttcttctaaaatataagattgttctctctgggagagagggtttctcagggaggttttctggaggcagctttagtttcagttacaagtaaataatcatccaaaatcgcagccagctgataaaagttcagatcttttattgtgttcctcaatatagcccggttagctcaaaggcctatctctctgcttggttccaagagctcttgcagctttgtccttggcttctgcctctgctttcttcagcctccagccagcaccaaggtagaagatgcaatgaatctctcttgcctcaaagagagggcttatgggcttcctcccagagtgctcctctccaaccccagtcaatgttccagaaaaattcttttaagctctaagagcttcctccatatatatgatctcccaaaggttaactcctcctgctagaggcagggcttaagggagatataaattcagatatctcatactaaacctcgtgaactccaatgtgtacttaaatatttcttgcttctatgagctctctaaaggtgtgaacacaagcattattgtctatcagtattagcaacccatcaccctgcaaggattcgctctaaggtgtgaaccaacaagcattgtatcaattctattgagttaacaccaggaccctgacatcacccttgagttttcaccttgtttcaagttgagttgacactaggattccaacagatgcccatcaactggagaatggttaggtaaattgtggtatatgaatgttatggaatattatctctgtaagaaatgaccagcaagataaatagaggcttggagagacttacatgaactgatgctgagtgaaatgagcagaaccaagagatcattatatactttaacaatgatactgtatgaggatgtattctgatggaagtggatttcttcaacaaagagaagatctaactcagtttcaattgatcaaggatggacagaagcagctacacccaaagaaaaaacactgggaaatgaatgtaaactgtttgcattcttgtttttgttcccaggttattttttaccttctgaatacaattctccctgtgcaacaagagaactgttcggttctgcacacatatattgtatctgggatatacAGTgatatattcaacatgtataggactgtttgccatctgggggagaaggtaaaggcagggaggggaaaagttggaacagaagagagtgcaagggataatgttgtaaaaaaattaccccagcggttctgtcaataaaaagttataattaaaaaaaaaaagaagagatttgaaatttaatttttaaaaaaatgattgttaatgacaaataggaaaatatgtttacaagcattgtacatgtataacctctatcagatttcttgctgtcatggagagaagaaaaggaaagaaggagaaaaaatttggaacaaaaaatgtgcaaaaattaatgttgaaaactacctttacatgtttttggaaaagaaaatattattaaaaaaattattgttaaataaattttatatatggtTGGGagacagataatgaaataaatttaaaaattattttagaaaacagaCAACAATAAGACATCCTAAAACTTATGGGATACAGCTAAAGCAGAATTTAGGGGAAATTGTGTTTCTCTAAATTCcattaacaaaacagaaaaagaatagatcAACGAtttggcatgcaactaaaaacatcttttaaaataacaacttaaaaatccctaattaagcactaaattagaaatcctgaaaatcaaaggtgagattaataagactgaaagtggaaaaaagagtaaaatctGAATTTAATGGCTGCTTGATAATCAAATTTCAGAGACCTTTATTACTTTTGAAAAACATAAGTAAGCCAAAGAAAAATCAATGATAGATggaaacttctttaaaaaaaaaaactaaacttgaaaatggaataaaaaattaaggaattactacattaataaaaaatggcattaaaaataattagaaagtatCTAATGCTCTCCAGatcaattaggtggtacagtggctacCGTGTACagcctagagtcaaaaagacatgtcttgctgagttcaaatctgacctcagacccttactagctgtgtgacattaaaTAAGttatcacttaattttatttgtctcagtttcttcaactataaaatgacctggagacggaaatgacaaaccactccagagtTTTTTCCAAGAATCCCCCAAGTGGGGTCATAAGTCAGATACAAGTAAAATAAATGACAGAAcaatcaaaacaattcttttcTGTACATTCCAGAAATCGCAAAATAAGTAAGAGGTGGGAATAAGAGCACAACCACATCAATAAAGCACCTAATAAGTATGTGGATACACAATCTCtctaccattttcttctttctcccatgCCTTCAGGATCCTCAGAATATTAGACGCTTTAGGTCTGTCTTCAGGGTTTTTTGAAAGTAGCTTCACTATCATCATTTGCTGAAATGGTTATAAAagtctcagtttaaaaaaaaattaaaaattgacataaacaaatttctgattctttaaaaattcataccTCCTTAGGGTACTTCTTGATGAATTCTTCTGGAAAAATACACATTTTCACATTTTCCCAGATctgaaaaagtaagaaaacactATTTTTAGTAATAGATTTTTCTGAGCAgaaatatttagcatttattaaacctacagaaaattttttacaaaggtatttttttttctgccgtTTCCCAGTTTACTGAAAATACATACTGTTCATGCATCAATCAGGAATCTTTTATTTATACACTCCAACTTCCTGCCTGAATGAGTATATATCTAAGTCAAAAAGAGAAGATATACTCTTCCCTAGGTGCTATCCTATACTGCCACTATCATCATTAGCAGGCTGCCTCAGAgaacttgtttccttttcttccttctacttctaGCTTCTAACACAGGGCACTAGAGGCCATTGCTAGAACTTTATAAATGGTTACAGAATGAATTTATTCATAGAAAATGCCTGTTGCCATTTCCCTAAACTTATCTATATGAGAGAAACCACTACTCTAATTTAATATAATGGATGGTTCTAGAAAAAGAGTAAAGGTTTaccaaaataaaaagtgaatgaaaaagtTATATTCTATTGAATAGCAAACTCATAGTTATTGATAATAGTCAAAACCAGAGGTTCTTAATCCTAGGTATCTATAGATACTCTACCACCTCCCCCAAAGGATTTgagaacttggatgggaaaaaaattacatctacATTTCAATATTATTCATAGAGAGGTCTGAAATCAGgcagaccagagttcaaatctaccctcagacacaTAGCTATACGGTTCTGGACatgttatttaacttctgtttgcctcagtttccccataagtaaaatggggataatagcaccatcttctcaaggttgttgtgaggatcaaatgagataattttaaagcactGGTCATAATGCCTGACACGTAGTAAGTGctatatgttagctattatcattattattaaattcatgTATTCAAAAGCACTATTTTGAGAAGAGATTTGCAAGATTAATCAGACTGTCAAAGGGGTCTATGATACAGAAAAGATAAGGACCCttgtccttttattctttctaccACATTATTATCCATGGGAAATAGCTATAAGCTGAAATATACTTAATAATGCTTTCATTAGAGTATTTACCTTTGATATCTCCTGAACAGTTGCACTTATATAAAGAAGTTGAAAAAGAATTAATCCCAATGAAAAAATATCCACTTTATTCCCATATTCTAGGGAAaagatctgaaagaaaaaaaattcatgattaTTCTTATTCATCTATATATCCATATGTCTTTTGGAAAGAATATCACAAAAGTATTTGACAGAACATGTTCCTGACTATTTCAGGAGAATGAGATGTAATGTAGTAAGTTGAACATATTAGAATttacagtaaaataaaaaacataaaaattataaaaaaaaatgctgaccTATATAGATCTTAAAAACTGATAGAATTCTTAGTTGAAAAGCCATTTTATAAGTTCAGATCTAACACAGTCAGTAATATgcccatttttcttcattatgacTCTGGTCTTATAAAAATGTGCAATGGGACTAAATATagacaagaaacaaaataaacagcaaaatatCTTCTGAGAAAATCATAAAACAAGATAAGTACTATAGTTAGCATGTgttaactttcctttttaaatttttttccaagtacTGACAATGTACTAATGGGTCAGCCTTCAATGACATCAGTGAGTATGGGGATCAactaatgaaatagagaaagctTGGTGTGATGAGGTGGCAGGTGGGGAAGGACAATAATACACCTCCCCACAACACAAGACTCTCCAAACTGTCAGGTAAATCTGACATGCATATTTAACTTGCAAAAAAGATTCATTgggactatagcaatctagtatttgacaaacctaaaggccccagcttttgggataagaattcactatttgacaaaatcaattgggaaaattggaaactagtatggcagaaagtaggcattgattCACACAACAcataagataaggtcaaaatgggttcatgatctagacatgaataatgatattataaacaaattagaagaacataggatagtttacctctcagatttgtggtgGAGGTAGGActagacatcattattgatcacaaagcagataattttgattatattaagttaaaaagtttttgtacaaacaaaactaatgcagacaaaattagaagggaagcaataaactgggaaaacatttttacatccaaaggatctgataaaggcctgatttctaaaatatatagagaattgattcaaatttataatagttcaagccattctccagttgataaatggtcaaaggatataaacagacaattttcagatgaagaaattgaaactatttgtagtcacatgaaaaaatgctccaaatcactattgatcagagaaatgcaaattaagccacCACTTAGTGTCTTAGTgtataccactatacacctgtcagataatgatgaatgttggaggggatgtgggaaaactgggacactgatacattgttggtggaactgtgaatgaatccaaccattctggagaacaatttggaactatgctcaaaaagttatcaaactgtgcataccctttgacttagcagtgtttctactgggcttatatcccaaagagatcttaaaagagggaaaaggacccacatgtgcaaaaatgtttgtggcagccctttttctaatagcaaaaaactgggaactgagtgggtgtccatcagttggagaataactgaataaattatggcatataaatgttatttctgtaagaaatgaccaacagaatgatttcagaaaggcctggagagacttacataaactgatgctaagtgaaatgagcagaaccaggagatcattatacacggtaacaacaaactatatgattatcaattctgatggatgtggctcttttcaacaatgagaggattcaaaccagttccacttattcagtgtgaagagagccatctacacccaaaaagagaaccatgggaatagAGTGTGGAAGCcaccatagcattttcactctgttgttatttgcttgcattttgttttcttttttagtttttctttttattcctcttgatctgatttttcttgtgcagcaagataaccgtataaatatgtatatatatatatatatattggatttaacatgtatttcaacacatttaacatgtattggactagtTGCCAGCTAGGGTCTCCCCTAGgctgaggagaaggaggggaaaaatttggaacaaaaggttttgcaagggtcaatattagaaaaattaccaatgcatatgctttgtaaataaaaaggtttaataaaaaaagattcattgTGGGGACAGTTTAccacaaatatattaaataaacattttaaattttaaaataaaaatacgtATCTTTAAATTAACTAAAAAATAGCTTACCTGCTCTGGGCTCATATAAAGAAGTGTTCCTACACCTTTTGTCCGATCATCTTTAGTTTTCAATGAGGTAACAAGTCCAAAGTCACCAATCTTTATTTTGGTTTCATCTACTAAAAATATATTAGATggctaaaaggaaataaaaataatttcttattttatatctattcctGTGATAGATTTTGAACATTTAAAGAGCTagcatggggcagctagatagcacagtgaataCAACACCAGCCcatgagtcaggaggaccagagttcaatttaccagctgtgtgaccctgggcaagttacttgacctCAATTGCCTTgtttagagagagacagaaagcatGCAGTATGCTGGTAGGGGTGTTGCAAGGGTTTTGGAATTATAAGATATAGATTCAAATCCTAGATCAGCaccttactagctatataacttgGAGAAATTTACCTTACTTTCCTGGCCTTAGGTTCCTCGTGtgaaaatgagagggttggactgaATGATTTTCAGATTAGCTCAAAAACCTATTAGCTCTGGAAATATGAATCACATTTGCACAATTTCTATCTCTAATTCTTGGCTtggttttcaacattttcaaTGGAATAGATTGCCTGATATTAAAGGCAGCATAGATTAGTGAAAAAAAGCCACAAATTTCAAGTCAGAAGATGTGAGTTTTTAATCCTGGCTTTATCTTACCCCTTACCACCTATGTGATcttccttctctgagcctcagtttccttttctggaaagTGAAAGGATTGTCCTGAATAATCTCTTAAGTTCTTCCcagatctaaaattctatgattctataacttTTATCCAAAACCAAAGTATTCAGAATCAAGAGATTCAAAATTGGCATTCTTGAAACTATTAAAAACTAATCATACTACATATTTCACAATAAACATGTTTTATGCTCTATGTCATTTGACCGGAGTGGCTCACTGATTGGCTGTTGAAATGTCATGGATAGCTGCTTCTAGCAAGATAAAGTGAACAAAGCTACAGTTATCTCTCTTAGTAATGAGGCAGACATTGGGACTTAACTGAGTTCTTGGAGTTTCATTTCTTTACATATTAAATACAGAAAATTCATCATTATGAATTTTTTCTACAGGAAGATACTTTTTCTGATTCCCCCTAATTCTACTATCTTCCCCCTGTTGATTACTTTCAATTCATCCTGATTGTCCCATATTtgttcatagttgtttgcatatatTTCCCTCTATGAGCTTCTGAAAAACAgtaactgtcttttgcctttctttgtaactccggagcttagtacagtacctggatAATAGCATCAATGTTTAAGAATTGACTGACTGATTCAAAGGTGTTTTGTTTCCAAAAGGGAGGATATCCAGCACAGAGTCTAAATTGAATAGGGAGGTAAAACCTTCCAGATGCTCATCTAAGTGGATGACATCATGATGTTCATGTAaattgttccaaatatttcttctaGTGTTCTAGATGAGAttcataagcatttttaaagatttgGACTTACTATCTATACTAAGCAGTCCGGGAAGTTTTCCTAAATTGAAATAACTGGATTTTAGCACAAATGAGCAATGAGACACAAGCAAAgagtgtacacacatacacacacacatacatacatatatatttgtgtacatatatacacatatagacaaataaacacacatacatatgggtGATGGTCTGAGAGATAACTGAGGCATCAAGGAATTAGAGGTCAAAATGTAGATGAAGAACAAGTTTAGTTCTAAAAGCAGAGGTAGAATGCCAGTAGGCTGTGATCAGATAAGGGAATTTTAGAGTTCATAAACATGAAAGTGGTACATTTGTGagtaattttattattaacaataagtCTAATATGCAGAGATCATACATGCACCCCACAGAACTCTTTCATCATAAGAGGTCACAGGAGTCTAATAACACAGAGAACTTGGCaatgtttttgttatgttttgataatctttaaagaaaaactggaaatggaagagaaaaagaatataataaggggcaaaagggagaggaaagttAGAGAAAATTATCTAATTAGGGGAAAATTATCTAATTGCTCCCTATGTAATTAGAGAACAAATTACAAGCCTCGGGAGAAGTGGAGTGAGTAGGTGACACTTGAAACCACTCTCTTCTGAACTggtcagagaaaggaagaatacatatacacacagatttagatagaaaaatatatttctctaaagAGGGAAATGGGACataaaggggagaagggagacaaagaaataagaggaaaggCAGATTATGGAAGAAATTAGTCCTAAGGAAAAAACCTCtcagaatatacaaaaatatttataacagctctttttgaggtggcaaagatttgaaaataagatagtgcctatcaattgggaaataactgaaataattatGATACATAAATTAATGGactactgttgtgctataagaaattatgatagggatgatttcagagaaacatacaaagacttataagaactgatacagcatgaaatgagcaaaaacagaacaaaatatacCACCTTGTtataaaaacaaactattttgAAAGGCAGGCACTCTGATCAAACATAATAACTAACCAagattccagaggactcatggTGCAACATGTTATACACCTTTTCATAGATTGGTGAAGGATTGAAGATACTAAATAagattgtatacatatatttatttataggaaATGGTCAATGAGCATAAAAAAATTTACTCATCTGGATTGAGTAATGCCACTGATGAATTACAAATGAACACATTCATGTACAAAGGAACTGATTTACAGTTATCTACTTCCAAAAATATTCAACTTCAAGAAATAAAAGCTTCATTGTTACTTACCTTAAGGTCTCTGTGAATTAAATTGTTTGAATGTATATAGTCCACTCCTGCTGTTATTTGTTGAAATAAATTCAAAGGCAAAGCTTTATCTAACTCACTACCTCTTCTACAATCAATCCAATCCCTTAATGTTCCCCTTTCACAGAGTTCCATTACGATAAAGAGGCATTTTATCTTTGACCTAAAGGTAAAATCCAAAATATTAAAACCAATTAAAATGCACTTTTTGTGATGGAACACATTTtcctaaagatttttaaaaagcatcagaatacaaatataaatgtaataattcAATTGAATCAAAAAGCTAAAGGAGAATAATACTTCCTAGTTAAACTCTTAAAAGATTAAAGTTTAGAGAGATAGAATAATAGAGCCAAAAGAGTATTCATTTTGGAGAggaaagacctaaatttaaatcctattTTGTCACTATTAGTGTAATCTTGAGCAAGTTTAATCTTTGTAAGCTTaaatttcctaaactgtaaaataatGAATTAGACAAGCTAagttctaagatcctttcttgATCTAAATCTGAAACCACTAAAACCACTGAAACCGCTCAATTGGAAGTAACCAATCTTTGTAAGAGAGCAGAGAATTAATCTACAAGAGGGAAAATAGTGAGAATCGAACTTGAGGGGGAACAGAGAAGAAATGTTCCTCAAGTTCTTCAGCAGGAGATACTATAAATTGAAGAGCATTAAGTCAAGGAAAGATgcaggaaatagcaaattatcaTTGAAGATGGGttgattgagaaaaataaattataatgggTTGATTAAAGCTTGTTGACatgataaaatacttttaaacacCTTCATAATTCTGTCCACAGCCAGCTTTTCAAGTTGACTTCCCCTAAATTTGATCTACAAATGAGTAATAATTGGTAATTACAGAAATGAATTTTTGtctttggcaatttttttttcactgaataaaaaattaattggttcAAAAAAACTACTATGTTTCAGCCTTTGTGTGTATTTTCAGggtgctgaaaatacaaagacaaaaatgaaacagtccctccCCTTAAGGAGCTCAGGGAAGATGAGTTTCTGTAGTGATTTAAAATCTGCAAAATGTTATGAAATCTATAAATTTTTTATACTTTGAAACAGCGATAGAGAcattagatctgtgattttactcCTATCAGAAGCTTCTGGATGAgagaattttatttctgtatGTCACCCTGCTTGAAATTTATATTATAgataggtatatgtatgtataaaattatgtgtgtgtatatatattttcacatatatatatatatatccatattgtATGTGAGTATAAATGTGTGtaaatgttgtgtgtgtgtatcacatatatgtatttgcatatctatctatatggcatgtacacatataaagtatgtatgtatattgtataataACTAATATCCAGTTCATGGTCCTGAATCCTGAATTTTATAGGTTCATTTCAGATAAGGTTtggagattattttaaaatacctggcttttttctttctttctttctttcttttttattatttttacattttaaagaagtgtaaatcttatttttgttgatgtattttgattttatctcacattcatttctaaatatattcctcCCAGAGAacagatagatggcacagtgaatagaacacaagctctggagtcaggaggacttgagttcatatccaacttcagatacttaatacttactagatgtgtaaccctaagcaagttacttaatcccaattgcttcacaaaaataaataaatatatgtatgcatgtatgtatatatctctctctTATCCCCTCACAAGTGAAccatctcttataacaaaaactttaaaataaagttgaaCAAAATCAACTAAACCAGTAAACATATCTGATATTAAACTTAGCTTAAATGTTTTAGAAAACATGGGCTATAGTTTGCAGTCATATATTTTGGATGTTTGAAAAGATCTACGGGAATGTTgaagtcattttttaaactttagtgaAGTAAGTCATCATTTAAAGATTGAAATGGTTCAAACTTTCATAAATTAGTGCAGCTCATCCTAATTTGAGCTTCATTTGAAGTCAACACTGCATGAATGAATGTTTCATTTTGCTGATTTTCCACTTCTTTAATTAATCTGTGGTAACTGAGAATTTTCTCCTGTTTTCCTATGCCCAAATACCAAATTATTGAGATagtatgtggttttctaagcagagagatagagagaaaaagtcTAAAATCTAAAATGATCCTGTACATTATTTTAATTCAtccatctcttctcttttatgtttttacaaataataaaaaatgcttgATCTacaactatgatggatttggctcttttcaacaatggggagattcaagacaattccaatagacttgtgatggagagacccatctgcatccagaaagagaactatagggactgaatattggtcataatatagtattttttcacctttttttagttgttgtttgctttcttggggttttgttttggtttggttttgctttctcatttttttcctttttgatctaatttttctcgtgcagcatgataaatgtggcaatatgtgtagaagaactgcacatgtttaacctatattcaattaattgctgtgtaagggagagaaaaggaagggagaagaaactGGAATGTGGGATTTTACAGGGGCAAATTTTGGaaattgtctttgcatgtattttgaaaaataaaaatctattattttttttttaaagtatgatctAGGTTTACATAAGGTCACTGCATACTCTCACCATAAACCTTCTTAGGCCAATCCTAAAATACACTTGGTAAATTTAActtgttaaaaattttaatataatgatGTCAAATGTAAATATGTAGTAAACTTCTCGAGATTTaggtctgttttatttttgtctttgtattcctacattctgcacaatacctggcacataacaaaaattaataaatctttgttaagTCAAGTAGAATACGGAATAAGACTGACATATCTAAAATAAGCTAACATTCAGtaattttaaatagttaaataatatCAGTAGTCATAAcagtttcatatttctttttaaagtttctaacATTTTACTTTCATACCCAAATACTTAATTTTATGATTGAAGatcaaaagatatatttttcctatagatactattttatatCAAGAACACAATATATGACAGAAGAAAACACTGATTCTTTCTACATTGTTGTATATAATTAAATTACTAATATTAGAGatttttgaaaagtagaattaccTGGAAAAATGTCCACTCTCTTCAGTATCACAATCATCTCCATCCCAACAcagattatatttaataatattttcatgatCAAGTTTGGCCAAAACTTTTACTTCACGCCTTACTTTCCtagtttaaaagagaaagattagAAGAAACAGTTTTCATTCTAGATCATGATCTACTCTATATTTGTCTGTATATATCCATTCTATTTTCCTTAGAATTTAATACAGTGCACACTGCACATAgcatttttcaataaaatttcagTTTTGCCATTTGCTACTGTTATGCTACAGGAAAAGTCATCACACATTTTTGGGTTTTAATTTAtcctcagtaaaatgagatgTCTGGAATAAATggcttctaaaatcccttccagctctgaattaaGATATTATCTTCCTACTATTAGAGACAACCTCTATTAAATGAATTTATCTTCAAACAACATCAATAAACCCATTACAATGAGGGAGAAATTGGGTGAATCtcaaattatattcctttttatagTATCTAGCATATAGCCaccactgaataaatatttgttgaattaatgaataaattttcACTATCTACTGAGAGAGCCAGGTCATATTTAAGAAAGGCTAAAAAGAAACAAGagcaaatttaataataatatatataataataatcagaAGAGATACTATTCCATATTGACCCTCCcagtttttaaaaactgcaaTATTTTAAGCACAGAAAGCAATACTACAGAATTAATATTGCCTTAAAAGTAACTTTAAAGTTCTCTACTTACTCATTATCAAATTTAACACGTTTAATTGCATAGGATTTGTTGTCAAGTTTGTGAATTCCTTTAAACACTTGGCCATATCCACCTCTGCTAAGTATTTCTATGTCATAAAAATCATTGAGAAACCTTAAAACAAAACAGTTCATTAGTTATTTTgaggttttaaaatatatacatgacatATACAGAATTGAAGAGTGGTAAATTTAGAGAGAAAAGCACAAGCAAGTAGTGGGACTATAAAAACTCTGCTAAAGAAGGTTATACTTGAATTTAGTCTTAAAACCATTCAGGAATGctaaaagatgaagatgaagagggGAAGCATTTTAAAACAAAGTGACAGCCAATTCCTAGGTTTGGAGAAAGgagatgaaatataatatattagaaaaaggCAATTAGTAAGTATGGCTGGACTTTAGAGTGTAAGGAGTGAGCAGTttggaaaattgggaaagaatcaggttttttaataagtttaaatgcaaaataagggagtttatatttgatcctagaaataatGAATCAATGGAATTTcttgaatacagaaaaaaaagattacctTTTAGATAAATCACTTTAGCA harbors:
- the EIF2AK2 gene encoding interferon-induced, double-stranded RNA-activated protein kinase isoform X1 — its product is MANNVQTRLFTYELNNYCLRKNMQVSYEEISVTGPPHNMEFTFKAVIGDREFPEGKGKSKKEAKNVAARMALLILEKEDTSSFMSPQPSQNSSVLESKTPPSMDYIALLNQNVQKMRLTLDFIRQPPSGFSSFSYICKVGKTSYSPGSGSSRREAKQAAAKIACQKMQLGDISQENDSIPLSAHALPCTDSSNTSSLSTSASNGMVVESGFSEDTSQRNSNIGLQSISSCSPKSTTGCQLKVKRLLAPTFQKQLDKKEKEEMYSCNERFLNDFYDIEILSRGGYGQVFKGIHKLDNKSYAIKRVKFDNEKVRREVKVLAKLDHENIIKYNLCWDGDDCDTEESGHFSRSKIKCLFIVMELCERGTLRDWIDCRRGSELDKALPLNLFQQITAGVDYIHSNNLIHRDLKPSNIFLVDETKIKIGDFGLVTSLKTKDDRTKGVGTLLYMSPEQIFSLEYGNKVDIFSLGLILFQLLYISATVQEISKIWENVKMCIFPEEFIKKYPKEQMMIVKLLSKNPEDRPKASNILRILKAWEKEENGREIVYPHTY
- the EIF2AK2 gene encoding interferon-induced, double-stranded RNA-activated protein kinase isoform X2 translates to MSPQPSQNSSVLESKTPPSMDYIALLNQNVQKMRLTLDFIRQPPSGFSSFSYICKVGKTSYSPGSGSSRREAKQAAAKIACQKMQLGDISQENDSIPLSAHALPCTDSSNTSSLSTSASNGMVVESGFSEDTSQRNSNIGLQSISSCSPKSTTGCQLKVKRLLAPTFQKQLDKKEKEEMYSCNERFLNDFYDIEILSRGGYGQVFKGIHKLDNKSYAIKRVKFDNEKVRREVKVLAKLDHENIIKYNLCWDGDDCDTEESGHFSRSKIKCLFIVMELCERGTLRDWIDCRRGSELDKALPLNLFQQITAGVDYIHSNNLIHRDLKPSNIFLVDETKIKIGDFGLVTSLKTKDDRTKGVGTLLYMSPEQIFSLEYGNKVDIFSLGLILFQLLYISATVQEISKIWENVKMCIFPEEFIKKYPKEQMMIVKLLSKNPEDRPKASNILRILKAWEKEENGREIVYPHTY